The genomic interval TTGGTTTACAGCTGCAAAGGCTGCCAAATATCTCACAAATTGTATCTGGCAAAcagcactgcctctgtttcACCAAGATAATGACCTGATGCTTTGTTTATGTGGCATCAAAGGAAAATACTGGTTATGGGCTTGTGACAGAATTTCAGAAAGTTTGCCTGGTATTCTAAACTTCTGATCCACTTAATAGCTACCACTCTGTTAAACATAGAGTAATATGTATTTTCCAAGTGTCCTTTCAAAAAGAACCCCCCCAAGCAGTAATTAAATACCTGGTGTCCTtgttgcacagaatcacagaactggttttggttggaaaagacctctgaaatcatcaagtccaaccatcgacccagcactaccatggccattaaaccatgtcccaaagtgctctgtccacacatttcctggacaccttcagggacactgactccacctgggcaccttcctgtgcagtctgctccagtacctggccactcttgcaggaaagaagtttttcctaatctccaacttaaacctccccagcacaatttcaggccatttcatctcatcatatcacctgatactagacaGAAGAGACAGACTCCCACCTCCCTCCAgaatcctttcagggagttgtagagagcagtgaggtttcctctcaggctcctcttcttcagactaaaccccagttccctcagctgctcctcagtgtTTACCCACAGGTGTGGCTATGCACATACTACTTTATACATTTGATGCTGTtgaacacagagctgcagaggctgctcaccCATGTAGGACTGAGCATTATATGGTTGCTTTTAGGTCTGAATTCCAGGAAACACAAAGGGGAAGATACAGCATTAGACCTGAGCCTGCAGACAACAGGCAGATGGGAAAGATAAACAGCATAATCtttacactggaacaggttgctcagggaggttgtggatgccccctccctggacatgttcaaggccagattggatgggacctagagcaacttgatctagtgaaaggtgtccctgccagggaggttggaattagatgatcttcaaggtcctttccaacccaacccattctctgaatCTCTGACAGTGCTGTTTTCTGAATGACTCTGAGGAGAACAAGAGCAAGCTCTGGGTCTGAATTGAATCTGGGACTGTGCTCTGAGACAGGCTGTTTCCAGTCTGTGTCCTGTGGTACAAATCTGCCCTATAAGGACTACACTTTATTGGCAAATCCCCTGGGAATGTTGTTTTGGCAACAGCATTAGACAAAGAGTGAAGCATACCATACCAGGAGTGGGTCCAGGTGCCCTGACACAGTTGGCTCCTGCAGCCAGACTGTCAGCAGGCTCAGCTGACACATCCTGGTCTCACTGTGTCCTCCACTACTGGCACAGCAGAATCACAGGGGAATTCAGGATGGGAACCAGGTACTATTTCTTGAGTTTGGGAGATGATCTTCTGCTCTGGTTCTTCATCTGGCTGGCCAGATGAGGTGTGCAGGATGTGTTGTGGGACTCTGGCAGGGATAACAGAGGAGGCATGGCCCGAAAAGGCAGATCACTGACCTCCACAAAATGCTTGTTCTGCCAAAGGGCCAGACCAAAGGTCTGCATCTTGTGTGATGGCAGCAAACAAAAGCCTTGGGACACCTGGGACCATGACACTGACCACCTAGGGTGGCTTGGAGAACCTCCTCTGAAGTTTCCTGAAGATGAGCACCATTAGCAGTCATTCTTGTGTGGTCTGCATCTTTGTGCAGCTTCTTTGGCTGCGTCTTTGATGAtcatttgattctatgattctatggtctcattgattggacagggctgggggataggttggactggattatcttggaggtctcttccaacctggttgattccctGATGATTCTATCTTTGGGATGGAGGAACAGGGATACAACAGGAAACATGGCAATAACCATCCCAGGAGAAGCATCCTTTGTGAGAAAGGACAGGGAATGTGAGGCCCTTGATTTGAGCTTGAGCTAGGAACCAGTGGCTGTTGTTGAGAAAGCTGGGGCAGTGGCAGCCCTGTCCACTGCCATAGAGCTGGTTAGGGAGTGGGTGAGGACAGAGGGGCTTGCAAGCTTCCAGTTGTGAACAGGCCTCTTTTTGCCCTTCATCCTTTGGTGTTCTCCAGTAGACATACAAGAGCTGCTTGTACTGAGGCAGCAAAGCTCCTGAATGTTCATCCAAGGCTGTCACTGGTTGTGAAAACTGGAATGCTCAGCAGAAAGAACTGGAAAAAGGAGAGGCAACTGCATGTAGGGCTGCCCTCCTTCactttaagggggaaaaaaagcaggaatTGTGAGGACAGGATTCATGCAACGTGGACATTGTGGAATGAGCTAGTGGGGGAGAACAGAAAGATGGAGAGGGCACAAACTCCTCCGATTTTGCAGAAAGACTGGGAGGAGGTGACACTTAACCTTGACTGAGGTTGCACCAATTTGAGATGAAAAGGGACAGTGCACAAACACCATCAGGAAGTTACAGGGGAGGTAAAATCTTCAGCTGGCATGTGTGACCCTCCTGATAGCCCCATCTGCCTTGTTACTACAGACTCACTAGTGCAAGCACAGAGAGATCTTACAGGCATGTATGGATGTGTCCTATCAAAATCCTGGCTTCAAGGCCAGATCCTGGCTATGTGTGGGCATGAGAGCCTGCAATTGCTAGTAATCGAAGGCGCAGctccccttcctgctgccatcTAGTGTTTGCTGACGGACAGATGCCCCCATCCCCAAGAAACAAGCACTAAACTGATGGGTTCAGAACAAATGTAACTTATTCCTGCTGAAATACAGCAGATGGACAGCATAGATGCTGAAGAAGAGGGAACAGGGGAGAAACACACAGAGGACTCAGTACTCAGGGTGAATGTTTAGAGAGACAGCATTTCTTAACAATATTTGTAACTGTTCCACCCAGGAACAGACAGACATCTCCATGTCAAGATGATCCAAGCAGAAGCCTGTCTTAACCAAGAGAGACTACTAGCAGGAGAAGCTTGGCAGGTTCTTGTCTGGCCTTGCTACTCTCACAGAAACACACGGGATGTTTACCTCATGGCCATCAGATGTGGATTTTTCTTTCAAGTATGATGGCTAACAAGAGGACATTGATGGGGACAGAAGATTTGACTCCTGGCTTTAAGGAGCTGTAAGAGGATGGTTTTCCATCTGCAGCACATCCTGGATTGATGCTGGAACTGCAGAACTCAAACATTAttaatcatagagtggtttgagttgaaAAGGACATGAAAgatatctagttccaacaccccaccCAAGCAGGAACACTTTACATTATCCCAGGTTGCAGAAGGCtttgtccagcctggctttgaacatgtccagggagggggcatccacagcttccctgggcaaacccATTCCCCTCATAATCTCTGTAGTCCTctgtggactctctccagcagttccgtCTCTCTTGAACatgagagcccagaactggacacaatactcaggtgtggccttaccagggcagagcagagcagagcagagcagagcagagcagaggctagagcctctcttgacctgctcgTCGTCAGTTTTCCTAATGCATCCCAGAacactgttggccttcttggccacatgggcacactgctggcttacacTGAACTCCTTGTGCACCAGAACTCCCAGACCCATTCtacacagagctgcttcccagcggGTCAGACGCAGGTGCACAATGGTAGAGTCCATGCATTTCGTTCACACTGTTCCTACAAAGCAGCCAGATGCTTGCTGGTGTGGGCTACAGGGCTCACAGAGCAATGGCCACGTGGCTTCAGAGCCAAACTCTCCCACATGCTGCAGCCAgagactgctgctggggctctggcATAAGAGTTCACCAAAATCGGAGGTGGGTACTGCTTTCTGAGCAACCACTACTTTAACTACATGGGGAAGTGGGTGAGGACTTTGTGGATATGGGCCAAAGTCACAAGAACCACCACAAAGCTCTCCAGACCTCTGCCTATCAGCTTTAAGTTGGCTGATTTTTTTAGCAACTCTTTCTGTGTAATTTTTTAAACAGAGTTTTGTGTAAATGTTGtaaaattttattttttaaggaaTAAACTCTGTCATGGACTCAAATAACTTAATTTCTCGTGCTCCTCCCTCTTCCAATAATAGACTGACCAAGCCAATGGGAAGCTTGCAGAGCTCCAATATTGGGTGGACTGTATGTTTTAAAATCAAAAGCTAGAAATTCAGTTGTTCTTCTCTTTTGTTTGGGGACAGGGATTTTGTCCTTTTGAAAGATAAATAAGTAGGAAAGGCATCAAGTGCCATCCATATGCTGTTTGTCTCATGGTTCACTATAACATTTCCCTAGTGCCAGGTAGGGCTGCCTCCCGAACAAGCAGAGTCAAAACCTTCCTGTAGGCGTCCAAGACCTCTTGGGCAGAAGGCCTTTCAGCTGGGTCCTTCTTCTTACATGCTGCATGGATGTCAAACAAATGCAGTCGCACAATGTCACTTCCTTCAACGTGGCCCAAGAAAAAATTGGTGACATCAGGGATTTTCCAGATGTCTGTTTTCTCATCGTAGGGAGGCATGAGGTCATCCTCAAATGGCACCTCCTCTCCATAGGGCCAACGCTGCTCAGGAGCCACAAACTCACCCTGCAGCTCGCGGTGACCACACTTCACCAGCCTGCCAGCACTCCTGTTCACCAGAGGCAAAGCGTCCAGATCATTCACCAGGATGTGAAAGTCACTCGTTAGGAGATACTGAGAGAGGACCTTATCTAGGTCATTTGAGTCACACATCACGAAGGTGcccagagggctgctgtgcagatACCGAATGACGCTCACGTAGTCCATAGCAAGCATCAACCTGCGGTGCCAGGTGTTCATGCCCTTGTACCTGGACATGTGCAGAGTCTCATTCAGGCCCCTCAGGGAGCCCAGAGGATGGTACTCAGTGAGGATTGTGAACTGCTGCTCACAGTAGCCAAGCAGACGGACAACATACTTGCTTTGAAgtgctctcagcatcttcagtcCATGGAGAAAATCCTCCTTCAGCTCCGAGTTGGTCAGCTGTGAAAGGAccactttgttttccttccattcGGAAAGGAAGACCTGAGAACACACAAGAGACACATAAGACACATGGAGAAAGAGCCTTCTTAGGCCATCTGCTACCATCAGCTGCTGACCTCCAAGTGACTGCTTGGTCACAACTGCAAATTACATGCACCAGGCAGTCGAACCCTGCGGTAATCCTAGTACCTGTCACAGCTAGCTCCTACCAACCTACGCGATTTCCTAAGTTCTCTTTGGAAAGGGCAATGCCAACGAACTGAAAGATTTCGTGCCACCCAACCACCACTGTACCACGCCCCAAGCACTTCACTGATCTCTGTCGCAGGCTTGCGCTGCTGGATGCTGTTCCGTGTCGGGGAGGTGGCCTAGGGCTCCAGTCAGTCCCATCCCGCGGCTTCTGTGCACCTTACCAGCAGCCACATGCCCCGTGGTGTACAGTTGCTTCAAGGACAATTACATCAGCAGCGTGGGAGTCAGTTAACCAACAAAGAGTGAGAgctctttcttcacaggagagcaAAAAGCGAACTCACCTTTTTCACGGCACCTTCACCAACACGCTTGAGTTTCCTGACTTCCCTGTTTATGGCTTCACAGGAGAGCCACGGGGAACAATTCTTCACTGTTCCGAATTTGAAGTACCCGGAAGGGCAGAGGCCAGGGTCTGCTTCGGTACGTCCCGAGGAGATGTAAACCTTGTTGAGGTACAGGTAGAGAAAGGCGTTAAGGAGGAGGACGGCCGCAAGCAGCAACGCCAAGGAGAGGGATGGCGCCTCCCTGGGAGGGAACTCCCTCCTAGCGAAGGGCGGCCTCTTCTCCATGGCCGGGCCTTCTGCATTCTCCGCTAAAGACGGAGGCTAAGCAGGaccctctcaccagcccagagATGAGCGCCTGTGGGGCTTTCGCACTGCAGGCTACACAGAGCTGCCtcgcagcccctgcagccccgaGCTTACGGCCCAGGAGGAGGGCCGCACGTCCCCAGCGGCTCCAAGCGCCACGCTCGCCTCCTGTGCACCCCCTGGTCCCCCACACAGGCAGGCCCTGGCTGCCGGCCGCCCGCTCGGGCCGCCGCTGCCCGGGGCGCAGGCGGCCGCAGGCCCGGGACGGGGGAGGGAAGGCTGGGCCGCGCAGGGCGGTGATGGCGGCGGCGCCGCCCCGGG from Pogoniulus pusillus isolate bPogPus1 chromosome 9, bPogPus1.pri, whole genome shotgun sequence carries:
- the POMK gene encoding protein O-mannose kinase: MEKRPPFARREFPPREAPSLSLALLLAAVLLLNAFLYLYLNKVYISSGRTEADPGLCPSGYFKFGTVKNCSPWLSCEAINREVRKLKRVGEGAVKKVFLSEWKENKVVLSQLTNSELKEDFLHGLKMLRALQSKYVVRLLGYCEQQFTILTEYHPLGSLRGLNETLHMSRYKGMNTWHRRLMLAMDYVSVIRYLHSSPLGTFVMCDSNDLDKVLSQYLLTSDFHILVNDLDALPLVNRSAGRLVKCGHRELQGEFVAPEQRWPYGEEVPFEDDLMPPYDEKTDIWKIPDVTNFFLGHVEGSDIVRLHLFDIHAACKKKDPAERPSAQEVLDAYRKVLTLLVREAALPGTREML